From uncultured Fusobacterium sp., a single genomic window includes:
- a CDS encoding CAP domain-containing protein — protein sequence MKRKIFIVLIFILSFVTSFSLEEYQKIILKEVNIERIKNNLNPLEINNHLNKIAVVKAKDMAKEKKMSHISKKFGATFSLIKKDKIPYTKAAENIASGHKTPEFVIERWLKSKGHRKNILEEEYRFIGIGKAIDSDGKTYWVQLFIN from the coding sequence ATGAAAAGAAAAATTTTTATTGTCTTAATATTTATATTATCATTTGTAACAAGTTTTAGTTTAGAAGAGTATCAAAAAATTATATTGAAAGAAGTAAATATAGAGAGAATAAAAAATAATTTAAACCCTTTAGAGATAAATAATCATTTAAATAAAATTGCAGTGGTTAAGGCAAAAGATATGGCTAAAGAGAAAAAGATGTCACATATAAGTAAAAAATTTGGTGCCACTTTTAGTTTAATAAAAAAAGATAAGATTCCTTATACCAAAGCAGCTGAAAATATAGCTTCTGGACATAAAACTCCTGAATTTGTAATAGAGAGATGGTTAAAATCCAAGGGACATCGTAAAAATATTTTAGAGGAAGAGTATAGATTTATCGGGATAGGAAAAGCTATTGATAGTGATGGAAAAACTTATTGGGTTCAACTTTTTATCAATTAA
- a CDS encoding glycogen-debranching protein, whose amino-acid sequence MYNWEAGVPKLGATVESNGINFAIFAKNKKKVVLNIYKSGSDLLPKEKIVLDPSINKTGDIWHIFLQNGSEGTLYTWKIDDYPEILDPYALSYTNNKNYSNRKSIAIKLSHEKEKHLEIPMQDTIIYEVHIKLFTQNFNSMVEFPGTYSGFLEKIPYLKELGITAVEFLPVYEWDDFTGNIGINNGAKLKNIWGYNPIGFFALTKKFSKNQKLDSHSEIVEFKELVKELHKNGIEVILDVVYNHTAEGGKGGKFYNFKAMDLNTFYMLENSNVQFMNYSGCGNTVNTNNKVVKDMIVSSLRYWYLEMGVDGFRFDLASILGRNEEGHWLGENSLLNELVQDPILSHCKLISESWDLGGYYVGDMPIGWSEWNGKYRDVVRKFIKGEFGQVSELLKRIFGSPDIFKRNDRTPYSNINFITCHDGFTMWDLVSYNNKHNLNNGENNQDGENHNNSYNNGAEGETEDKNIIAIRKQQLKNMLLILFISQGVPMILMGDEMGRTQLGNNNAYCQNNRSTWIDWERGSNFSDITEFTKNMIKLRKKYNIFRNKDYLELEDNKNKGVGIHGVKLNCPDFSYYSLSIAFSLYDANSDTTFYIILNSYHGDLNFELPKLDSKKWHLLVDTSKDDSENFLEDGKLISDAFYKAAPKSSVILISK is encoded by the coding sequence ATGTATAATTGGGAAGCAGGTGTTCCTAAGTTAGGGGCTACAGTTGAGAGTAACGGAATTAATTTCGCAATATTTGCTAAAAATAAAAAAAAGGTGGTTTTAAATATTTATAAGTCTGGTTCAGATTTACTTCCCAAAGAAAAAATAGTTTTAGACCCATCGATTAATAAAACAGGAGATATCTGGCATATCTTTTTACAAAATGGATCTGAAGGCACTTTATATACTTGGAAAATTGATGATTATCCTGAAATTTTAGATCCTTATGCACTTTCTTATACTAACAATAAAAACTATTCTAACAGAAAAAGTATAGCTATTAAACTTTCACATGAAAAAGAAAAACATTTAGAAATCCCTATGCAAGATACAATTATCTATGAAGTTCATATTAAACTATTTACTCAAAATTTTAATTCAATGGTTGAATTTCCAGGAACATATTCTGGATTTTTAGAAAAAATTCCTTATTTAAAAGAATTAGGAATTACAGCTGTTGAATTTTTACCTGTATATGAATGGGATGATTTTACTGGGAATATAGGAATAAATAATGGAGCTAAATTAAAAAATATTTGGGGATATAACCCCATTGGTTTTTTTGCTTTAACTAAAAAATTCTCTAAAAATCAAAAACTTGATTCTCATAGTGAAATTGTAGAATTTAAAGAATTAGTAAAAGAACTTCATAAAAATGGAATTGAAGTAATTTTAGATGTAGTTTACAACCATACTGCCGAAGGTGGTAAAGGTGGTAAATTCTATAATTTTAAAGCTATGGACTTGAATACTTTTTATATGTTAGAAAATAGTAATGTACAATTTATGAATTATTCTGGCTGTGGAAATACTGTAAATACAAATAATAAAGTTGTTAAAGATATGATAGTCTCATCTCTTAGATACTGGTATTTAGAAATGGGAGTTGATGGTTTTAGATTTGACTTAGCTTCTATTTTAGGTAGAAATGAAGAGGGGCATTGGCTTGGAGAAAATTCATTATTAAATGAATTGGTACAAGATCCTATTTTATCTCACTGTAAACTTATTTCTGAAAGTTGGGATTTAGGTGGATATTATGTTGGAGACATGCCAATTGGTTGGAGTGAGTGGAATGGTAAATATAGAGATGTTGTAAGAAAATTTATTAAAGGAGAGTTTGGACAGGTTAGTGAACTTTTAAAAAGAATCTTTGGAAGTCCAGATATATTTAAAAGAAATGATAGAACTCCTTATAGTAATATAAACTTTATAACTTGCCATGATGGTTTTACTATGTGGGATTTAGTTAGCTACAATAACAAACATAATCTGAACAATGGTGAAAATAATCAAGACGGGGAAAATCATAATAACTCATATAATAATGGTGCTGAAGGTGAAACTGAAGATAAAAATATCATTGCTATTAGAAAGCAACAGTTAAAAAATATGCTGCTGATCCTATTTATCTCCCAAGGAGTACCTATGATTTTAATGGGAGATGAAATGGGTAGAACCCAACTTGGAAATAATAATGCTTATTGTCAAAACAATCGTTCTACTTGGATAGACTGGGAAAGAGGAAGCAATTTTAGTGATATTACAGAGTTTACTAAAAATATGATAAAACTTAGAAAAAAATATAATATATTTAGAAATAAAGATTATCTTGAATTAGAAGATAATAAAAATAAAGGAGTAGGAATTCATGGAGTAAAACTTAATTGTCCTGATTTTTCTTACTACTCTTTAAGTATAGCTTTTTCTCTATATGATGCAAATAGTGATACTACATTCTATATTATTTTAAACTCTTATCATGGAGATTTAAACTTTGAATTACCAAAATTAGATAGTAAAAAATGGCATCTTTTAGTTGATACTTCTAAAGATGATAGTGAAAATTTCTTAGAAGATGGAAAGTTAATTTCAGATGCTTTTTATAAAGCAGCTCCTAAATCTTCAGTAATTTTAATAAGCAAATAA
- a CDS encoding U32 family peptidase: protein MKKVELLAPVGNMEKFKMAMHYGADAVFLGGKMFNLRAGSSNFSDEELIEAVNYAHNLGKKVYVTLNIIPHNNELELLPDYVKFLEKIGVDGVIVADLGVFQIVKENTNLRISVSTQASNTNWRSVKMWKDLGAKRVVLAREISLENIAEIRAKVPDIELEVFIHGAMCMSISGRCLLSNYMTGRDANRGDCAQSCRWKYSLVEETRPGEYMPVFEDDHGTYIFNSKDLCTIEFIDKILDIGVDSLKIEGRMKGIYYVANCVKVYRDAIDSYYSGNYKYNPKWLEELESVSHRSYTNGFYMGRPGVDGQNYNDRNSYSQSHQLVAKVEKKLPNNEYILAIRNRLLVGEKLEVVSPGINVREITLPDMILMNRDKEVEKVEAANPNSFVKIKLDEELNELDMLRKRI from the coding sequence GTGAAAAAAGTTGAATTATTAGCTCCAGTTGGTAATATGGAAAAGTTTAAAATGGCAATGCACTATGGAGCTGATGCAGTATTTTTAGGTGGAAAAATGTTCAATCTGAGAGCTGGAAGTAGTAACTTCTCAGATGAAGAGTTAATAGAGGCAGTAAATTATGCACATAATTTAGGAAAGAAAGTTTATGTAACTTTAAATATAATTCCTCACAACAATGAGTTAGAATTATTACCAGATTATGTTAAATTCTTAGAAAAAATAGGAGTAGATGGGGTAATAGTTGCTGACTTAGGTGTATTCCAAATAGTTAAAGAGAACACAAATCTTCGTATAAGTGTAAGTACACAAGCAAGTAATACAAACTGGCGTTCAGTAAAAATGTGGAAAGATCTAGGAGCAAAGAGAGTTGTGTTAGCTAGAGAGATTTCTTTAGAGAATATAGCAGAAATAAGAGCTAAAGTTCCTGATATTGAGTTAGAAGTATTTATTCATGGTGCTATGTGCATGTCAATTTCAGGAAGATGTTTATTAAGTAACTATATGACTGGAAGAGATGCTAATAGAGGAGATTGTGCTCAATCTTGTAGATGGAAATACTCTTTAGTAGAAGAAACTAGACCTGGAGAGTATATGCCTGTATTTGAAGATGATCATGGAACATATATTTTTAACTCAAAAGATCTGTGCACAATAGAATTTATTGATAAAATTTTAGATATTGGAGTAGATTCTCTTAAAATAGAAGGAAGAATGAAAGGTATTTACTATGTAGCTAACTGTGTAAAAGTGTATAGAGATGCTATTGATAGTTACTATTCAGGAAATTATAAATATAATCCTAAATGGTTAGAAGAGCTAGAATCAGTTTCTCATAGATCATATACAAATGGATTCTATATGGGAAGACCAGGAGTAGATGGACAAAACTATAATGATAGAAACTCTTATAGCCAATCACACCAATTAGTTGCTAAGGTAGAGAAAAAACTTCCAAATAATGAATATATTTTAGCTATTAGAAATAGACTTCTTGTTGGAGAAAAGCTTGAAGTAGTTAGTCCTGGAATAAATGTTAGAGAGATAACTTTACCAGATATGATTCTAATGAATAGAGATAAAGAAGTTGAAAAGGTAGAAGCTGCAAATCCAAATTCATTTGTAAAAATCAAATTAGATGAAGAGTTAAATGAATTAGATATGCTAAGAAAAAGAATTTAA
- the dnaB gene encoding replicative DNA helicase, translated as MQEIENLRKIPSSIEAERAVLGGIFLKEDAFADIIEILSPNDFYKNAHRLIYDAMREIYNSGEKIDPIVVMNQLKKEEKFEEIGGDQVFYDIIEEVPTAANIVAYAKIIKEKATLRRLGDVGTKIVEMAYEGYDEVETILDRAEGMIFKISENNESKDIIKIRDAMAEEFLRLEKVYANKGTTIGISSGFADFDQMTSGFQPSDLIILAARPAMGKTAFALNLALNAAVKSNKAVLLFSLEMSSSQLLQRLLAVEAGIGLQKIKTGFLAPDDWGRLGIASGRLAQTEINIADTPNVGVLEIRAYARRLKAAGKLDMILIDYLQLIKGSSGKNENRQQEISDISRSLKGIARELDVPIIALSQLSRATEQRADRRPMLSDLRESGAIEQDADMVMFLYRDDYYNEETEEKGITEVIIGKHRNGPTGTVKLRFFHELTKFENYTNKID; from the coding sequence ATGCAGGAAATTGAAAATTTGAGAAAAATTCCCAGTAGTATCGAAGCTGAGAGAGCCGTTCTAGGAGGAATCTTTTTAAAAGAAGATGCCTTTGCAGATATAATAGAGATACTTTCTCCTAATGATTTTTATAAAAATGCTCATAGATTAATATATGATGCTATGAGAGAGATATATAATTCAGGGGAAAAAATCGACCCTATAGTAGTAATGAACCAATTAAAAAAAGAAGAGAAATTTGAAGAGATAGGTGGAGATCAAGTCTTTTATGATATTATTGAAGAAGTTCCAACTGCTGCAAATATAGTGGCTTATGCAAAAATAATAAAGGAAAAAGCTACTTTAAGAAGATTAGGAGATGTTGGAACTAAGATAGTTGAGATGGCATATGAAGGATATGATGAAGTTGAAACTATTTTAGATAGAGCTGAAGGAATGATTTTTAAAATTTCAGAAAATAATGAGTCAAAAGATATTATAAAAATAAGAGATGCAATGGCTGAAGAGTTTTTAAGACTTGAAAAAGTATATGCTAATAAGGGAACAACTATTGGTATCTCTTCAGGATTTGCAGATTTTGATCAAATGACAAGTGGTTTTCAACCTTCAGATTTGATAATACTAGCAGCAAGACCAGCAATGGGAAAAACGGCTTTTGCATTGAACTTAGCTCTTAATGCTGCTGTAAAAAGTAATAAAGCAGTTTTACTTTTTAGTTTAGAGATGTCAAGTTCTCAATTATTACAAAGACTTTTAGCTGTTGAAGCTGGAATAGGACTTCAAAAGATAAAAACAGGATTCTTAGCTCCTGATGATTGGGGAAGATTAGGAATTGCCAGTGGAAGATTAGCACAAACTGAGATAAATATTGCAGATACTCCTAATGTTGGAGTGTTGGAAATAAGGGCTTATGCTAGAAGATTAAAGGCTGCAGGTAAGTTAGATATGATTTTAATAGATTATCTTCAACTTATTAAAGGAAGCAGTGGAAAAAATGAGAATAGACAACAGGAGATATCAGATATCTCAAGATCATTAAAAGGAATAGCAAGAGAATTAGATGTACCAATAATTGCACTATCTCAATTGTCCCGTGCTACTGAACAGAGAGCAGATAGAAGACCAATGTTATCAGATTTAAGAGAATCTGGAGCAATAGAGCAAGATGCTGACATGGTAATGTTTTTATATAGAGATGATTACTATAATGAAGAGACAGAGGAAAAGGGAATTACAGAGGTAATTATAGGTAAGCATAGAAATGGACCTACAGGAACAGTAAAATTAAGATTCTTCCATGAGCTTACAAAATTTGAAAACTATACAAATAAAATTGATTAA
- the rplI gene encoding 50S ribosomal protein L9 has protein sequence MAKIQVILTQDVAGQGRKGDLITVSDGYAHNFIIKNKKGIIATPEELKKIENQKKREEKKLQEEKVKSLELKKVLEAKKVEIGVKTGDNGKLFGAITNKEVSAAIKQTFGVEIDRKKIECNIKSLGEHVAVVKLHTEVKAEVKIVAKSL, from the coding sequence ATGGCAAAAATACAAGTTATATTAACACAAGATGTAGCAGGACAAGGAAGAAAAGGAGATCTTATAACTGTATCTGATGGTTATGCTCACAACTTTATTATAAAAAATAAAAAGGGAATTATAGCAACTCCTGAAGAATTAAAGAAAATAGAAAATCAAAAGAAAAGAGAGGAGAAAAAATTACAAGAGGAAAAAGTTAAATCTCTTGAACTAAAAAAAGTTTTAGAAGCTAAAAAAGTAGAAATTGGTGTAAAAACTGGAGATAATGGAAAATTATTTGGAGCAATAACAAATAAAGAGGTATCAGCAGCTATAAAACAAACATTTGGAGTAGAAATAGATAGAAAAAAAATTGAATGTAATATTAAAAGCTTAGGAGAACATGTAGCAGTTGTTAAACTTCATACTGAAGTAAAAGCAGAAGTAAAGATTGTTGCAAAATCTCTATAG
- the dnaX gene encoding DNA polymerase III subunit gamma/tau yields MHITLYRKYRPKDFEEIAGQKEIVKTLKASLRNGKTSHAYLFTGPRGVGKTTIARLIAKGVNCLKNGVTDEPCNECENCLSINDGSFMDMIEIDAASNRGIDEIRQLKEKINYQPVKGRKKIYIIDEVHMLTKEAFNALLKTLEEPPEHVIFILATTEADKILPTIISRCQRYDFKALSPNEMKEKLKNIATLENVEVPEEVLDLIYENSGGSMRDATSILERIMITCLGEEISLEKAEQVLGVTPLKKMQEFLEKILDKDYTSLIKILDNFWKESIEIELFFKDLAKYCKNLMGKAELGPEQGLEIIGAIYDSLNKFKYEEDKRLIGYVAVNNLLSIGRSPVITQEKIVERIIEKPVLSTKVEEEAVKNDEIEKNITFEYILSQWKNIVEEAKREKITLAAFLISAKPYSLEKNNLIIGFDGENSFAKEQMESPVYNDVLTGVVKKLISPSIKIKYVFLGKRKEKNKNESKLADQIVKFFGGEIIE; encoded by the coding sequence ATGCATATAACATTATATAGAAAATATAGACCTAAAGATTTTGAAGAAATTGCAGGTCAAAAGGAGATTGTAAAAACTCTAAAAGCTTCTTTGAGAAATGGAAAAACTTCTCATGCTTATCTTTTTACAGGTCCTAGAGGAGTAGGAAAAACTACTATTGCAAGGTTGATAGCTAAAGGTGTAAATTGCTTAAAAAATGGCGTAACAGACGAACCTTGTAATGAATGTGAAAATTGTCTATCAATAAATGATGGTAGTTTTATGGATATGATTGAGATAGATGCTGCCTCTAATAGAGGAATAGATGAGATAAGGCAACTAAAAGAGAAGATAAATTATCAACCTGTTAAGGGAAGAAAAAAAATATATATAATAGATGAAGTGCATATGTTGACAAAAGAGGCTTTTAATGCACTATTAAAAACTTTAGAAGAACCACCTGAACATGTAATATTTATTTTAGCAACAACAGAAGCTGATAAAATTTTACCAACTATTATATCTAGATGTCAAAGATATGATTTTAAAGCTCTTTCTCCTAATGAAATGAAAGAAAAATTGAAAAATATAGCAACTTTAGAGAATGTGGAAGTTCCTGAAGAAGTATTAGATTTAATTTATGAAAACTCCGGTGGAAGTATGAGAGATGCTACATCTATATTAGAGAGAATAATGATAACTTGTTTAGGAGAAGAGATATCTTTAGAGAAGGCAGAGCAGGTATTAGGGGTAACTCCTTTAAAAAAGATGCAAGAATTTTTAGAAAAGATATTAGATAAGGATTATACAAGTTTAATAAAAATTTTAGATAATTTTTGGAAAGAATCTATTGAAATTGAACTTTTCTTTAAAGATTTAGCAAAATATTGCAAAAATTTAATGGGAAAAGCAGAATTAGGTCCAGAACAAGGATTGGAAATAATAGGTGCTATATATGATTCACTTAATAAATTTAAGTATGAAGAGGACAAAAGACTTATTGGATATGTAGCAGTAAATAATCTATTGAGTATTGGTAGAAGTCCTGTAATTACTCAAGAAAAGATTGTAGAGAGAATTATTGAAAAGCCTGTGTTAAGTACAAAAGTTGAAGAGGAAGCTGTAAAAAATGATGAGATAGAAAAGAATATTACCTTTGAGTATATATTAAGTCAATGGAAAAATATAGTAGAAGAAGCTAAGAGAGAGAAGATAACTTTAGCAGCTTTTCTAATAAGTGCAAAACCATATAGTTTAGAAAAAAATAATTTAATTATAGGTTTTGATGGAGAAAATAGTTTTGCAAAAGAGCAAATGGAAAGTCCAGTTTACAATGATGTTTTAACAGGTGTTGTGAAAAAATTAATAAGTCCGTCTATAAAAATAAAGTATGTATTCTTAGGTAAAAGAAAAGAAAAGAATAAAAATGAAAGCAAATTAGCAGATCAAATAGTAAAATTTTTTGGCGGGGAGATAATAGAGTAA
- a CDS encoding sigma-54 dependent transcriptional regulator: MVLLGFRLDKSLKDDLESNFENELTFAENITDFIEYLKNKKYETIVIEEKNLQEEALINLIKKVGEYQKRGVIIVLGETSNLKVVAGSMKAGAYDYILKPVDNATIIKIIEKSVKDYKLLAERVDKHKSSGDKLIGQTKEIVELYKMIGKVANSAVPVLVIGEKGTGKTSVAKSIHQFSDCAGQPLISINCLSFQNELLERKMFGYEKGAFTGAVFTQIGDLEKANGGTLHLGNIESLSLDMQSKILYFLEEGEFFRMGGADPIKSSVRVIASTCENLEELINQGKFIDELYRKLRVLEVNIPPLRDRKDDIPLIVDHYLIECNEELHKTIKGVSKPALKKMMRYDWPGNVNELKNAVKSAVALCRGGSILIEDLPSNVLGTKVTKRKGDAQTDALKEWVKVEMENYKNSSQKGYYGHIISKVEKELIHQVLEMTNGKKVETAEILGITRNTLRTKMSNYGLE, translated from the coding sequence TTGGTTCTTTTAGGTTTTAGATTAGATAAAAGTTTGAAAGATGATTTAGAAAGTAATTTTGAAAATGAATTAACTTTTGCAGAAAATATAACAGATTTTATTGAGTACTTAAAAAATAAAAAATACGAGACTATAGTTATAGAAGAAAAAAATCTTCAAGAAGAGGCTTTAATCAATTTAATAAAAAAAGTTGGAGAGTACCAAAAAAGAGGAGTAATCATAGTTCTTGGAGAAACTTCTAATTTAAAAGTTGTTGCAGGAAGCATGAAAGCTGGAGCTTATGATTATATTTTAAAACCTGTGGATAATGCAACAATAATTAAGATTATTGAAAAATCAGTAAAAGATTATAAACTTTTAGCTGAAAGAGTAGACAAACATAAAAGTTCAGGAGATAAACTTATAGGGCAAACTAAAGAGATAGTTGAACTATATAAAATGATAGGGAAAGTAGCTAATAGTGCAGTACCAGTTTTAGTAATAGGAGAAAAGGGTACAGGAAAAACAAGTGTAGCTAAATCTATTCATCAATTTAGTGATTGTGCTGGTCAACCTCTTATAAGTATAAACTGTTTATCTTTCCAAAATGAACTTTTAGAAAGAAAGATGTTTGGTTATGAAAAAGGTGCATTTACAGGAGCAGTTTTTACACAAATTGGAGATTTAGAAAAAGCTAATGGTGGAACACTTCATCTAGGAAATATAGAATCACTAAGTTTAGATATGCAATCTAAAATTTTATATTTCTTAGAAGAAGGAGAATTCTTTAGAATGGGTGGAGCCGATCCTATAAAGAGTAGTGTAAGAGTTATAGCTAGTACTTGTGAAAATTTAGAAGAATTAATTAATCAAGGAAAGTTTATAGATGAACTTTATAGAAAATTGAGAGTATTGGAAGTTAATATTCCACCTTTAAGAGATAGAAAAGATGATATTCCTTTAATTGTAGATCACTATTTAATAGAATGTAACGAAGAGTTGCATAAGACTATAAAGGGCGTTAGTAAACCAGCTTTAAAAAAGATGATGAGATATGACTGGCCTGGCAATGTAAATGAATTAAAAAATGCTGTAAAATCAGCTGTTGCTCTATGTAGAGGAGGATCAATCTTAATTGAAGATTTACCAAGTAATGTTTTGGGAACAAAGGTTACTAAGAGAAAAGGCGATGCTCAAACAGATGCACTTAAAGAGTGGGTTAAAGTTGAGATGGAAAATTATAAAAATAGTAGCCAAAAAGGTTATTATGGACATATAATATCTAAAGTTGAAAAAGAATTGATACATCAAGTTTTAGAAATGACAAATGGTAAAAAAGTAGAAACTGCAGAGATCTTAGGGATTACTAGAAATACTTTAAGAACTAAGATGAGTAACTACGGTTTGGAGTAG
- a CDS encoding energy transducer TonB: MKKTDYVSLGLSVLINLLILLVIPGLSVETIVDKKIKVGLVAYDNNKSLKMEGKKNSNTKTKNMTTEPQKQTSKKEVQKEIKKEIINKNDTSAQIKKQETVVKEKKKPTLSDIAKNISGPEIDVLSSISNPVLSKKNKSKSETKKIETLKEDITTSGLAKENIDISTGNSELKDEKFMATDEKKLSFNSEEGNDLEFERILKAEGDAEGLPSGYRLGTEDGNIVARWDNSNMEPVYPESAQLKGLHGTVRIRMNIDEYGNVTSLFLEKGSGVPEINSAIEEIGRTWKIYLSKNGMNVKGDVILEYNFTLRGKN, from the coding sequence ATGAAAAAAACTGATTATGTAAGTTTAGGTCTTTCTGTTCTCATAAATTTACTGATACTATTGGTAATACCTGGGCTTTCAGTAGAAACAATAGTTGATAAGAAGATAAAAGTTGGATTGGTTGCATATGACAATAACAAAAGTCTAAAAATGGAAGGTAAAAAAAATAGTAATACTAAAACAAAAAATATGACAACTGAGCCGCAAAAACAAACTTCTAAAAAAGAGGTACAAAAAGAGATAAAGAAAGAAATAATTAATAAAAATGATACTTCTGCTCAAATAAAAAAACAAGAAACTGTTGTTAAAGAAAAGAAGAAACCTACATTAAGTGATATTGCTAAAAATATTTCTGGACCAGAAATAGATGTACTTTCAAGTATAAGTAATCCTGTATTATCAAAAAAGAATAAAAGCAAAAGTGAAACAAAAAAAATAGAGACTTTAAAAGAAGATATTACAACTAGTGGATTAGCTAAGGAAAATATTGATATTTCTACAGGTAACTCAGAGTTAAAAGATGAAAAATTTATGGCAACAGATGAAAAAAAATTATCTTTTAACTCTGAAGAGGGAAATGATTTGGAATTTGAAAGAATATTGAAAGCAGAAGGAGATGCTGAAGGACTACCTAGTGGATATAGATTAGGAACAGAAGATGGAAATATAGTAGCAAGATGGGATAATTCAAATATGGAGCCTGTATATCCAGAAAGTGCTCAACTTAAAGGACTTCATGGAACTGTTAGAATACGTATGAATATTGATGAGTATGGAAATGTAACTTCACTGTTTTTAGAGAAAGGTAGTGGAGTTCCTGAAATTAACAGCGCAATAGAGGAAATAGGAAGAACATGGAAGATCTATTTGAGTAAAAATGGAATGAACGTTAAAGGTGATGTTATATTGGAATATAACTTTACTTTGAGAGGAAAAAATTAA
- a CDS encoding biopolymer transporter ExbD: MKIERTKRRGKGELTLEITPLIDVVFLLLIFFLVATTFEDINSGIKIELPQSTIKEIKDIKEIQIAIDKNKNMVLNYKEKGKTQKINVNKENLKSELEDKFKNSNEKNVVISADKKLDYGYIVEIMTISKEAGANSLDIDTASSK, from the coding sequence ATGAAAATAGAAAGAACAAAAAGAAGAGGCAAGGGAGAGTTAACTCTTGAGATAACTCCATTGATAGACGTTGTGTTTCTTTTACTTATCTTTTTCTTAGTTGCAACTACTTTTGAAGATATCAATAGTGGAATAAAGATAGAATTGCCACAATCTACGATAAAAGAGATAAAGGATATAAAAGAGATACAAATTGCTATTGATAAAAATAAAAATATGGTTTTAAACTACAAGGAAAAGGGAAAAACTCAGAAGATTAATGTAAATAAAGAAAATTTAAAATCTGAGCTTGAAGATAAATTTAAAAATAGCAATGAAAAAAACGTAGTTATAAGTGCTGATAAAAAATTAGATTATGGATATATAGTAGAGATAATGACTATTTCTAAAGAGGCTGGTGCTAACTCGCTAGACATTGATACTGCAAGCAGTAAATAA
- a CDS encoding MotA/TolQ/ExbB proton channel family protein, with protein sequence MYWLKNGGILMYFILAMSILGLFVVIERAIYFKFQEKDSFNKISPELRQLIEKGAIKEAIVQLNMKKSSTAKVLKDILIQLYKSNNRDPIALEEKGKESAMAQIPMLEKHMWMLSLTAHITPLLGLLGTVTGMIKAFQAVSIHGTGDASVLAKGISEALFTTAGGLFVAIPATIFYNYFNKKIDEKINDMEKTSTELINYFRK encoded by the coding sequence ATGTATTGGTTAAAAAATGGTGGAATTTTAATGTATTTTATTTTGGCTATGTCTATTTTAGGATTATTTGTAGTAATTGAAAGAGCTATTTATTTTAAATTTCAAGAAAAAGATAGCTTTAATAAGATTAGTCCAGAACTTAGACAGCTTATAGAAAAAGGTGCTATTAAAGAGGCGATTGTTCAATTAAATATGAAAAAATCTTCAACAGCAAAGGTGTTGAAAGATATTTTAATTCAGCTATATAAGAGCAATAATAGAGATCCTATAGCACTTGAGGAAAAGGGAAAAGAGAGTGCTATGGCACAGATACCAATGTTAGAGAAACATATGTGGATGTTATCTTTAACAGCTCATATTACACCATTATTAGGACTTTTAGGAACAGTAACAGGGATGATAAAGGCTTTCCAAGCAGTATCAATTCATGGAACTGGAGATGCTTCAGTATTAGCTAAAGGGATATCAGAGGCATTGTTTACAACTGCTGGAGGACTATTTGTTGCAATACCAGCTACAATTTTTTACAACTATTTTAATAAAAAGATAGATGAAAAAATAAATGATATGGAAAAAACAAGTACTGAACTTATAAACTACTTCAGAAAATAG